The Candidatus Baltobacteraceae bacterium genome includes a region encoding these proteins:
- the nrdR gene encoding transcriptional regulator NrdR produces the protein MNCPTCRKSETRVVDSRDDENVVRRRRECLDPRCKHRFTTYERMEAPRLFVVKKDGRREQYNREKILSGLRRSCEKRPVSESQMEAVAADLERDLFARGESEVPSTLVGEKLMEALKGLDKVAYIRFASVYRQFRDVESFQEELATLLAK, from the coding sequence CTGAACTGTCCGACCTGCCGCAAGAGTGAGACGCGCGTCGTCGATTCGCGCGATGACGAGAACGTCGTCCGCCGGCGCCGCGAATGCCTCGACCCGCGCTGCAAGCACCGCTTTACCACCTACGAGCGGATGGAAGCGCCGCGTCTCTTCGTCGTGAAAAAAGACGGGCGTCGCGAGCAATACAACCGCGAGAAGATTCTTTCGGGCTTGCGCCGGTCGTGTGAGAAACGCCCGGTCTCCGAGAGCCAGATGGAGGCGGTCGCGGCCGATCTCGAGCGCGATCTCTTCGCGCGCGGCGAGAGCGAAGTGCCCTCGACGCTGGTGGGCGAGAAGCTGATGGAAGCGCTCAAGGGCCTCGACAAGGTCGCGTACATTCGGTTCGCAAGCGTCTATCGGCAGTTTCGCGATGTGGAGAGCTTCCAAGAAGAGTTGGCTACGCTGCTTGCAAAATGA
- a CDS encoding GNAT family protein codes for MSFTIREADEEDIPFIVELFAMPHAAAVLNAPGAEMVEAALDDPNNESYIIEDDGEPAGHFLLKNYEWLVEFSILIAREPRRGLGRFALDWGLRHAFDELRAHRIFAEVRASNAVTRALLERLGFECEGRYRDGFRDQTSGTYEDLLPYGMLERSNTQRLRS; via the coding sequence GTGAGTTTCACGATCCGCGAGGCCGACGAAGAAGATATTCCGTTCATCGTCGAGCTTTTCGCGATGCCGCACGCCGCGGCGGTGCTCAACGCACCGGGTGCCGAGATGGTGGAAGCCGCGCTCGACGACCCGAACAACGAGAGCTACATCATCGAGGACGACGGCGAACCGGCGGGCCATTTCTTGCTCAAGAATTACGAATGGCTGGTTGAGTTCAGCATTCTGATCGCGCGCGAACCCCGCCGCGGTTTGGGGCGGTTCGCACTCGATTGGGGATTGCGCCACGCCTTCGACGAACTGCGGGCGCACCGCATTTTCGCCGAGGTGCGTGCGAGCAACGCCGTGACGCGCGCGCTGCTCGAACGTCTGGGGTTCGAGTGCGAGGGACGCTATCGCGACGGGTTCCGCGATCAAACGAGCGGCACGTACGAAGATCTGCTGCCGTATGGTATGCTCGAAAGATCGAACACGCAACGGTTACGTTCCTAG
- the dut gene encoding dUTP diphosphatase → MTQAPIAVALKRLPEGDGLPLPTYMTAQAAGADLCAAVADDLTLLPGGRAMIPTGFAIALPHGYEAQIRPRSGLALRNGVTCLNTPGTIDADYRGPVNVILANLGTEPFVVRRGDRIAQLVVAPVSHAHFSVVAELPETSRADGGFGSTGVA, encoded by the coding sequence GTGACACAAGCTCCGATTGCGGTAGCGCTCAAACGCTTGCCTGAGGGCGACGGCCTCCCGCTCCCGACCTACATGACCGCGCAAGCCGCCGGCGCCGATCTCTGCGCCGCCGTCGCGGACGATTTAACGCTGCTGCCCGGCGGGCGCGCGATGATTCCGACCGGCTTTGCAATCGCATTGCCGCACGGCTACGAGGCGCAGATACGCCCGCGCAGCGGCCTCGCGTTGCGCAACGGCGTGACGTGCCTGAATACACCGGGGACGATCGATGCGGATTATCGCGGACCCGTAAACGTCATTCTCGCGAACCTCGGCACGGAGCCGTTCGTCGTGCGCCGCGGCGACCGCATCGCGCAACTGGTCGTCGCTCCGGTTTCGCACGCGCATTTTAGCGTGGTCGCCGAACTGCCCGAAACGAGCCGCGCGGACGGCGGCTTCGGAAGTACTGGCGTCGCATGA
- a CDS encoding VOC family protein encodes MSEHPVKITGMDLSGYMVKDAPRAIAFYRDVLGLEPVMVYPGDRGAEYELPDGTTFGLWGGGAAVMPFQPSNGILFAVDDLGAAVDAVKARGIPVQMEHETPVCSMAMITDTEGNTITLHKRKTNAT; translated from the coding sequence ATGAGCGAACATCCCGTCAAAATCACAGGCATGGATTTGAGCGGCTATATGGTCAAGGATGCGCCCCGCGCGATCGCCTTCTATCGCGACGTGCTCGGCCTCGAACCGGTGATGGTTTATCCCGGCGATCGCGGAGCGGAATACGAGCTTCCCGATGGAACCACGTTCGGACTATGGGGCGGGGGCGCCGCCGTGATGCCGTTCCAGCCGAGCAACGGCATTCTCTTCGCAGTCGACGATCTCGGCGCCGCCGTTGACGCCGTCAAGGCTCGCGGAATACCAGTGCAAATGGAACACGAAACCCCCGTCTGCTCCATGGCGATGATCACCGACACCGAAGGCAACACCATCACCCTGCACAAGCGCAAAACAAACGCCACCTGA
- the hemQ gene encoding hydrogen peroxide-dependent heme synthase, with the protein MRHPAVPESLEGWWILHRMFAFDRPAWDALAPALRDEIAREAEAALQTLKGDENADVSCAQLIGHKADLMLTHYSKTFEGLAAAQTTVDKLRIAAFLAPATSYVSVLELGLYEATGKIHETLRERALKPFSPEWNGAFDELLAEQERNPRNAGRLWAPVPQRRYVCFYPMDKKRGEDVNWYMLPFEQRAALMLEHGKIGRSFHGLVTQVISGSIGFDDYEWGVDLYADDPLTFKRLIYEMRFDEASAKYAAFGEFYTGVQFSLDQLATYLDGSAVPALHVPTPA; encoded by the coding sequence ATGCGTCATCCCGCCGTTCCCGAATCGCTCGAAGGCTGGTGGATTCTCCACCGCATGTTCGCTTTCGATCGCCCCGCGTGGGACGCGCTCGCGCCGGCGCTGCGCGACGAGATCGCTCGCGAAGCCGAAGCGGCGCTGCAAACGCTCAAGGGCGACGAAAACGCCGACGTGAGTTGCGCGCAGCTGATCGGGCACAAAGCCGATCTCATGCTCACGCATTACAGCAAGACCTTCGAGGGTCTCGCCGCCGCGCAAACGACCGTCGATAAGCTGCGCATCGCCGCATTTCTCGCGCCGGCTACGTCGTACGTGTCGGTGCTCGAACTCGGGCTCTACGAAGCGACCGGAAAGATTCACGAGACGCTGCGCGAGCGCGCACTCAAACCGTTTTCGCCCGAATGGAACGGCGCGTTCGACGAACTGCTCGCGGAGCAGGAGCGCAATCCGCGTAACGCCGGGCGGCTCTGGGCGCCCGTGCCGCAGCGTCGCTACGTCTGCTTCTATCCGATGGACAAGAAGCGCGGCGAAGACGTGAACTGGTACATGCTGCCGTTCGAACAGCGGGCGGCGTTGATGCTCGAACACGGAAAGATCGGCCGCTCGTTTCACGGGCTCGTCACCCAGGTGATCTCCGGCTCGATCGGCTTCGACGATTACGAGTGGGGCGTGGATCTTTATGCCGACGATCCGCTGACGTTCAAGCGTTTGATCTACGAAATGCGCTTCGACGAGGCGAGCGCCAAGTACGCGGCCTTCGGCGAGTTCTATACGGGCGTGCAGTTCTCGCTCGATCAATTAGCCACGTATCTCGATGGGAGCGCCGTCCCGGCGCTGCACGTACCGACGCCGGCGTGA
- a CDS encoding cation:proton antiporter: MRGTLSRRVPRSNERHVRRSAAVWYARKIEHATVTFLADLTIALVAASVLGALARAARITPILGYLVAGIAIGPFVHGARTSGGSLGGLSELGLILLLFSLGLGFSARELRAVGVVPMIGNLVLMFLFGVVTWRLGVTFGLVHPITLALAFTLSSTAIGVALLQIFGLLDKRPGHAAIALLVAQDLVAIALLVITTEPAQGLTPLGVLIPLLKAALFVVVALVLGATVLHRIVVAFLRRAPADALIAFSTAVALVAAWIGHLAGLSFEFGAFVAGAVTSEAAGSRMVQSIVAPFRELFVMLFFVSIGMLVDVTSMLAHWPLVLAIGGVLALVRFAGWFGLSRLVGQPRGTALALGIALVPLGEFNVVLANDSYLAKRLDATELGTAIGATMLSIVVAAIATRIVAPRRRSMDAASSTPVTPFATEPAVLIVGYGRVGRTAAAVCRRAGIAFGVIELDVDLVHLAQREGADAQYGDGADPRVVERAIAASTKIVLTTIPDTAANLAMVKRLTHQTGVRIISRASRVRDIRTLRAAGASDAMVPEAEGAFGIAEALLSELGIERNRIDELVSAQRATIAR, from the coding sequence GTGCGAGGGACGCTATCGCGACGGGTTCCGCGATCAAACGAGCGGCACGTACGAAGATCTGCTGCCGTATGGTATGCTCGAAAGATCGAACACGCAACGGTTACGTTCCTAGCCGACCTCACGATCGCGCTCGTTGCGGCGAGCGTTCTGGGCGCGCTCGCGCGCGCCGCCCGCATCACGCCGATTCTCGGATATCTGGTCGCCGGTATCGCAATCGGTCCGTTCGTGCACGGTGCGCGCACGAGCGGCGGATCGCTCGGCGGATTGAGCGAGCTCGGCCTGATCCTCTTGCTCTTCAGTCTGGGGCTAGGGTTTTCGGCGCGCGAGCTGCGCGCGGTCGGGGTGGTGCCGATGATCGGCAACCTCGTGTTGATGTTCCTCTTCGGCGTCGTAACCTGGCGTCTGGGCGTGACGTTCGGACTGGTTCATCCGATCACGCTGGCACTCGCGTTCACGCTCTCGAGTACGGCGATCGGCGTGGCGCTCTTACAGATCTTCGGCTTGCTCGACAAACGCCCCGGACACGCGGCGATCGCGTTGCTCGTCGCACAGGATCTAGTCGCCATCGCGCTGCTCGTGATCACAACGGAACCCGCGCAAGGCCTCACGCCGCTGGGGGTTCTGATACCGTTGCTCAAAGCGGCGCTCTTCGTCGTCGTGGCGCTGGTGTTGGGCGCGACGGTGCTGCATCGAATCGTCGTCGCGTTTTTACGCCGTGCACCGGCCGACGCGCTGATCGCTTTTTCCACCGCGGTTGCGCTGGTCGCCGCCTGGATCGGGCATCTCGCAGGGCTCTCGTTTGAATTTGGAGCGTTCGTTGCCGGTGCGGTGACCTCGGAGGCCGCGGGGAGCCGGATGGTGCAGTCGATCGTCGCCCCGTTTCGCGAACTTTTTGTTATGTTGTTCTTCGTTTCGATTGGCATGCTCGTGGACGTAACCTCGATGCTCGCCCACTGGCCGCTCGTTCTCGCGATCGGCGGCGTGCTCGCGCTCGTGCGCTTCGCCGGATGGTTTGGGTTGAGCCGGCTGGTTGGCCAGCCGCGCGGTACGGCGCTCGCGCTCGGTATCGCACTCGTCCCGCTCGGTGAATTCAACGTGGTGCTCGCGAACGATAGCTACCTCGCGAAGCGTTTAGACGCAACCGAACTCGGCACCGCAATCGGTGCCACGATGCTTTCGATCGTCGTGGCCGCGATCGCCACGCGCATCGTCGCGCCGCGCCGGCGATCGATGGATGCGGCTTCGAGTACGCCGGTAACGCCGTTTGCGACGGAGCCGGCCGTGCTGATCGTGGGATACGGGCGCGTCGGCCGAACGGCCGCGGCGGTGTGCAGGCGCGCCGGCATCGCGTTTGGGGTGATCGAACTCGACGTGGATCTCGTGCATCTCGCGCAGCGCGAAGGCGCCGACGCGCAATACGGTGACGGAGCCGATCCGCGCGTCGTGGAGCGCGCGATCGCGGCGTCGACCAAGATCGTGCTGACGACGATTCCCGATACGGCAGCAAACCTCGCCATGGTCAAGCGCCTAACCCACCAAACCGGCGTGCGCATCATCTCGCGCGCCTCCCGCGTACGCGACATTCGCACGCTGCGGGCCGCCGGAGCGAGCGACGCAATGGTACCCGAAGCCGAAGGCGCATTCGGCATCGCCGAAGCACTCTTAAGCGAACTAGGCATCGAGCGCAACCGAATCGACGAGTTAGTAAGCGCCCAACGCGCAACGATCGCAAGGTAG
- a CDS encoding YifB family Mg chelatase-like AAA ATPase — MLSLAFSAAMLGIEGYVVRVEADSAPGSPALTIIGLPDRALVEARERVRAAIFNSGFSYPAGRLLVNLSPADVRKEGPSFDLPIALALLAIDEQIDRLALQSFAALGELALDGTLRSITGILPMVLGARNAGFTKLIVPEDNAAEAALIDGIELYAIDSLQAAVAVVLGNGTKWRTRTTTPDLSPTDELVHGDFADVRGQHGAKRALEIAAAGGHNVLFVGPPGCGKTMLARRLPSILPPMSAGEALDVTKIYSVAGLLGSELGIARARPFRSPHHTISQTALVGGGSLAKPGEISLAHHGVLFLDELPEFSRTAIEVLRQPLEEGSVTIARAAGTFTYPSSFMLVASMNPCPCGYRGTRTGNCRCDDAAVAKYVAKLSGPLLDRIDLQVDVARVAFDDMVRNEHAERSRTIRERVIAARARQTHRFGSTAISCNAEIPANAVRRLCQLDDEAMRLLAHASAKRQFSARALDRIARAARTIADLAASDAIRTEHVAEAIQYRSLERLDGRAA; from the coding sequence TTGCTCTCACTTGCATTCTCGGCCGCGATGCTCGGAATCGAAGGCTACGTCGTTCGCGTCGAAGCGGACAGTGCGCCCGGTTCCCCGGCTCTCACGATCATCGGATTACCCGATCGCGCGCTCGTCGAAGCGCGCGAACGCGTTCGCGCGGCGATCTTCAATTCCGGCTTCAGCTACCCCGCGGGACGGCTGCTCGTCAATCTTTCGCCGGCCGACGTGCGTAAGGAAGGGCCGTCGTTCGATCTGCCGATCGCGTTAGCGCTGCTCGCGATCGACGAGCAGATCGATCGACTCGCGCTGCAGAGCTTTGCCGCACTTGGCGAACTCGCTCTCGACGGCACGTTACGCAGCATCACCGGCATCCTGCCGATGGTGTTGGGGGCGCGCAACGCCGGGTTCACCAAGCTCATCGTGCCGGAGGATAACGCCGCGGAGGCCGCCTTGATCGACGGCATCGAACTTTACGCGATCGATTCGCTGCAGGCGGCCGTAGCCGTCGTTCTCGGCAACGGAACGAAATGGCGAACTCGGACCACTACGCCCGATCTCTCGCCAACCGACGAGCTAGTCCACGGCGATTTTGCCGACGTGCGCGGGCAGCACGGCGCAAAGCGCGCCCTCGAGATCGCGGCCGCCGGCGGACACAACGTGCTTTTCGTAGGACCGCCCGGCTGCGGAAAGACGATGCTCGCAAGGCGTCTGCCGTCGATTCTGCCACCGATGTCGGCCGGCGAAGCGCTCGACGTTACGAAGATTTACTCCGTGGCGGGTTTGCTCGGCAGCGAACTCGGCATCGCACGCGCGCGGCCGTTCCGATCGCCGCACCACACCATTAGCCAGACCGCTCTGGTCGGCGGCGGCAGTCTCGCGAAACCCGGCGAGATCAGCCTCGCGCATCATGGCGTGCTTTTTCTCGACGAGCTTCCGGAGTTCTCGCGTACCGCGATTGAAGTGTTGCGACAGCCGCTCGAAGAGGGCTCGGTGACGATTGCGCGTGCCGCCGGCACGTTCACGTACCCGTCAAGCTTCATGCTAGTGGCGTCGATGAATCCATGCCCGTGCGGTTATCGGGGCACGCGTACCGGCAACTGCCGCTGCGACGATGCCGCGGTTGCAAAGTACGTGGCAAAGCTTTCCGGCCCGCTGCTCGATCGCATCGATCTGCAGGTGGATGTCGCGCGCGTTGCGTTCGACGACATGGTGCGCAACGAGCATGCAGAGCGCTCCCGAACGATTCGCGAACGAGTTATCGCCGCCCGCGCCCGCCAAACCCACCGCTTCGGTTCGACCGCGATCTCGTGCAACGCGGAGATCCCGGCCAACGCTGTGCGTCGGCTCTGCCAACTCGATGACGAAGCGATGCGGCTGCTCGCACACGCAAGCGCGAAGCGGCAGTTCTCCGCGCGGGCACTCGACCGCATCGCACGAGCCGCCCGAACGATCGCCGACCTCGCCGCCAGCGACGCAATTCGTACCGAACACGTCGCCGAAGCGATCCAATACCGCAGCCTCGAACGTCTCGATGGCCGCGCGGCGTAG
- a CDS encoding alpha-ketoglutarate-dependent dioxygenase AlkB, giving the protein MAQQIELFAPGPRALADDARGSIAYEPGVFGAAESERYLAEILAGAPWTHETMWMYDKTVDVPRLVARVRLDEPMLPALAEIKARVEERLGRRFTGLGLNYYRDGSDSVAWHNDRNEDLIDLPTIALVSLGATRQMLVRPKSPPRKTIACDLEPGSLFVMSGRAQEFWEHCIPKTSRPTAARISIALRQRRVG; this is encoded by the coding sequence ATGGCTCAGCAGATCGAACTCTTCGCGCCTGGCCCGCGCGCGCTCGCCGACGACGCGCGCGGCTCGATCGCCTACGAGCCGGGCGTCTTCGGCGCCGCCGAAAGCGAGCGCTATTTGGCCGAGATTCTCGCCGGCGCGCCCTGGACGCACGAAACGATGTGGATGTACGACAAGACGGTCGACGTGCCGCGACTGGTCGCGCGCGTTCGGCTCGACGAGCCGATGCTGCCGGCGCTTGCCGAAATCAAAGCGCGCGTGGAAGAGCGGCTCGGCCGGCGATTTACGGGCCTCGGGCTCAACTACTATCGCGACGGCAGCGACAGCGTCGCCTGGCACAACGATCGCAATGAGGATCTGATCGACTTGCCGACGATTGCGCTCGTGAGCTTGGGCGCGACCCGGCAGATGCTCGTGCGGCCGAAATCGCCGCCGCGCAAGACGATCGCGTGCGACTTGGAGCCCGGCAGCCTGTTCGTGATGAGCGGCCGCGCGCAAGAGTTCTGGGAGCATTGCATTCCGAAAACGAGCCGCCCGACGGCGGCCCGCATCAGCATCGCCCTACGGCAGCGTCGCGTCGGCTAG
- a CDS encoding ketopantoate reductase C-terminal domain-containing protein, which yields MNVYIVGKGAVGTYLGDLLESIDVKVTYAPRELNDVTPVDADVAIVAVKAYDTDGAIETLRKAIPYPEKCVFVSPQNGVGNEEKLGLAFGVDNVVACALTVPVDRDRDGMSHATKEGGIAFAPMGRSAYNWLVATFQSTGINVKVVEDWRALKWSKLALNVVANASCAILNVLPNRLVHFDHVFTLEIRAIREVRAVMAKLSIAPIDLPRYPLRVLQGIATLPSPIARTLLASRIAGARGTKPPSLLLDLRAGKAQTEVDVLNGAVAAAGREAGVPTPVNAVYARVLDDIAHMPQLWAKYREQPDTLDTEVQAEVKRVRALARS from the coding sequence ATGAACGTCTACATCGTGGGCAAGGGCGCCGTTGGCACCTACCTCGGCGACTTGCTTGAATCCATCGACGTGAAGGTGACCTACGCGCCGCGCGAGTTGAACGATGTGACGCCGGTAGACGCCGACGTCGCAATCGTGGCCGTAAAAGCCTACGATACCGACGGCGCGATCGAAACGCTGCGCAAGGCGATTCCGTATCCGGAGAAGTGCGTCTTCGTGAGCCCGCAAAACGGCGTCGGGAACGAAGAAAAACTCGGACTCGCCTTCGGCGTCGACAACGTGGTGGCGTGCGCGCTGACGGTGCCCGTCGATCGCGACCGCGACGGCATGAGTCACGCCACCAAAGAAGGCGGAATCGCGTTTGCGCCGATGGGGCGCTCCGCCTACAACTGGCTGGTCGCGACGTTCCAAAGCACCGGAATCAACGTCAAGGTCGTGGAGGATTGGCGCGCGCTGAAATGGTCGAAGCTCGCGCTCAACGTCGTGGCCAACGCGAGTTGCGCCATCCTCAACGTTCTGCCGAACCGGCTGGTGCATTTCGATCACGTCTTCACGCTCGAGATTCGCGCCATTCGCGAAGTGCGCGCGGTGATGGCCAAACTCTCGATCGCGCCGATCGATCTTCCGCGGTATCCGCTGCGCGTGCTGCAGGGCATCGCCACGCTGCCCAGTCCCATCGCGCGCACGCTGCTCGCCAGCCGCATCGCGGGGGCGCGCGGCACGAAGCCGCCCTCGCTGCTGCTCGACCTGCGCGCCGGCAAGGCGCAAACCGAGGTGGACGTGCTCAACGGTGCGGTGGCGGCAGCCGGTCGCGAAGCCGGCGTTCCGACGCCGGTCAACGCGGTCTACGCGCGCGTACTCGACGATATCGCGCACATGCCACAATTGTGGGCGAAATATCGCGAGCAGCCTGATACGCTCGACACCGAGGTGCAGGCCGAGGTCAAGCGCGTACGCGCGCTCGCGAGGAGCTAA
- a CDS encoding DUF5679 domain-containing protein: MAAEAYCVKCKTKRPIKDAVQITMKNGRPATEGKCPECGTKMFKIGAST; encoded by the coding sequence GTGGCAGCTGAAGCGTACTGTGTGAAATGCAAGACCAAGCGTCCGATCAAAGATGCCGTGCAGATCACGATGAAAAATGGCCGTCCCGCAACCGAGGGCAAATGCCCTGAGTGCGGCACGAAGATGTTCAAAATCGGCGCCTCTACGTAG
- the bla gene encoding class A beta-lactamase — protein MNRVAFLSGAASLAVAPISLKTPLTKLEARYGGRLGVFAVNSANGARVEHRSGERFPMCSTFKVLLVGAVLSRVDSGGEHLERHVGYGNADLLAYAPVTRAHVRLGSMTVQALCRAAVEYSDNTAANLLLRALGGPDRVTAYARTLGDSLTRLDRNEPGLNTAIPGDQRDTTTPAAMLANLRKLLTGSVLSPSSRRELESWMIGCKTGTDCIRAGVPAHWRVGDKTGSGAHATRNDIAVLYPPGRSPIFVTAYYTASSASEGARADILAEVGRVVSSAFA, from the coding sequence ATGAATCGTGTGGCATTTCTTTCCGGTGCGGCTTCGCTTGCCGTGGCGCCGATTTCTCTGAAGACTCCGCTGACTAAGCTGGAGGCGCGGTACGGCGGGCGGCTTGGGGTTTTCGCTGTGAATTCTGCGAACGGCGCGCGTGTGGAGCATCGCTCGGGCGAACGCTTTCCGATGTGCAGCACGTTCAAGGTGCTCCTGGTTGGCGCGGTGTTATCGCGTGTCGATTCGGGTGGCGAGCACTTGGAACGGCATGTCGGCTACGGCAATGCGGATCTGCTGGCGTATGCTCCGGTAACCAGGGCCCACGTTCGTCTCGGTTCCATGACCGTGCAAGCTCTTTGCAGAGCGGCCGTCGAGTACAGCGATAACACCGCTGCGAATTTGCTGCTGCGTGCGCTCGGCGGTCCCGACCGCGTTACGGCGTACGCGCGAACGCTCGGCGATTCGCTGACGCGATTGGATCGAAACGAACCGGGCCTGAACACGGCCATCCCCGGCGACCAACGCGATACGACGACCCCCGCCGCGATGCTCGCGAACCTGCGGAAGCTGTTGACGGGAAGCGTTCTCTCGCCGTCGTCGCGTCGAGAATTGGAGTCGTGGATGATCGGCTGCAAGACGGGTACCGATTGCATCCGCGCCGGCGTTCCAGCCCACTGGCGGGTTGGCGACAAAACGGGTTCGGGAGCGCACGCGACGCGCAACGATATCGCCGTTCTCTACCCGCCCGGCCGCTCGCCGATTTTCGTGACCGCATATTACACGGCGTCGTCGGCATCGGAGGGCGCGCGCGCCGATATACTAGCCGAGGTTGGCCGCGTCGTCAGTTCCGCATTTGCTTAA
- a CDS encoding DNA-processing protein DprA yields MEAPVWLPRTHFEQLRAGRPTPGIFPGLWSLGDLEGLRLPTVAVVGTRAAAAYGRGLAHLFALELGRAGCCILSGLALGIDAAAHEGALAAGAPTVGVLGGGHARFFPRRNRQLAERMLGAGGAVLSPFPPEHPTIPHQFLQRNGVVASLADAVLVIEAPARSGALNTASWAAGHVPVLAVPGDVDRPQVAGCHALIRDGATLVRDAADVLAELGIAAPPNARVTRKRARAAERNDPLERAIVRELRAGERAIDELVNRIEPQAARVLAALAMLELDGLVERRDGTRYALKPALADATLP; encoded by the coding sequence ATGGAAGCACCCGTTTGGCTGCCTCGCACGCACTTCGAGCAACTTCGGGCCGGGCGCCCGACGCCGGGCATCTTCCCCGGCTTGTGGAGCCTGGGGGATCTCGAAGGCCTGCGGCTACCGACCGTCGCCGTGGTTGGCACGCGGGCCGCGGCGGCGTATGGGCGCGGGCTAGCCCACCTTTTCGCCCTGGAGCTCGGGCGGGCAGGCTGCTGCATCCTCTCGGGCCTCGCACTGGGCATAGATGCGGCGGCGCACGAGGGCGCCCTGGCCGCCGGGGCGCCGACGGTCGGCGTTTTAGGCGGCGGGCACGCCCGCTTCTTCCCTCGCCGCAACCGCCAACTCGCCGAGCGCATGCTCGGCGCCGGCGGCGCGGTGCTCTCGCCGTTCCCGCCCGAGCATCCGACCATCCCGCACCAATTCTTGCAGCGCAACGGCGTGGTGGCCTCGCTCGCCGACGCGGTTCTCGTAATCGAAGCGCCGGCTCGCAGCGGAGCGCTCAACACGGCGAGTTGGGCGGCCGGACACGTTCCGGTGCTGGCCGTGCCGGGCGATGTGGACCGGCCGCAGGTCGCCGGCTGTCACGCACTCATCCGCGACGGCGCGACGCTCGTACGCGACGCCGCCGACGTGCTGGCCGAGCTCGGAATCGCCGCGCCGCCGAACGCGCGCGTCACCCGCAAACGCGCGCGCGCGGCGGAGCGCAACGACCCGCTCGAGCGAGCGATCGTGCGCGAGCTGCGCGCCGGCGAGCGCGCGATCGACGAACTCGTCAATCGGATCGAGCCGCAGGCCGCGCGCGTGCTGGCGGCGCTGGCCATGCTCGAACTCGACGGATTGGTGGAGCGCCGCGACGGCACGCGCTACGCGCTCAAGCCCGCGCTAGCCGACGCGACGCTGCCGTAG